One region of Termitidicoccus mucosus genomic DNA includes:
- the eutC gene encoding ethanolamine ammonia-lyase subunit EutC, which yields MPCSPMDDSPDNPGAASPPKPVQGRDPWAALQRHTAARIALGRAGASQRTVSVLDFRLAHARARDAVHASLDLPALARQFAQHGLDAELLATAVSDKAGYLLRPDLGRRLDDASRERLRDLAARWGRRDLAIVISDGLAAQSVARHAVETVTRLVASLGADGWTVYPLLLVPFGRVKLQDEIGFLLGARHSLMLLGERPGLGAPDSLGAYFTHRPRPECTDADRNCISNIRPAGLPPAAAAGKLARLLTESARRGTSGVALKDSGGGAASLS from the coding sequence ATGCCCTGCTCACCGATGGACGATTCACCGGATAATCCCGGAGCGGCCTCGCCCCCGAAGCCGGTCCAAGGCCGCGACCCGTGGGCGGCGCTCCAGCGCCACACCGCCGCGCGCATCGCGCTCGGCCGCGCCGGCGCCAGCCAGCGCACCGTCTCGGTGCTCGACTTCCGCCTCGCCCACGCCCGCGCCCGCGACGCCGTCCACGCCTCGCTCGACCTCCCCGCGCTGGCGCGCCAGTTCGCGCAACACGGCCTCGACGCCGAACTCCTTGCCACCGCCGTCTCCGACAAGGCCGGCTACCTGCTGCGTCCCGATCTCGGACGCCGCCTCGACGACGCATCCCGCGAGCGCCTGCGCGACCTCGCCGCCCGTTGGGGACGGCGCGACCTCGCCATTGTCATCTCCGACGGCCTGGCCGCGCAGTCGGTCGCCCGCCACGCCGTCGAAACCGTCACCCGCCTCGTCGCGTCGCTCGGCGCCGACGGCTGGACCGTTTACCCGCTCCTGCTCGTGCCGTTCGGACGGGTGAAACTTCAGGACGAGATCGGCTTTCTCCTCGGCGCGCGCCATTCCCTCATGCTGCTGGGCGAGCGCCCCGGACTCGGTGCGCCCGACAGCCTCGGCGCTTATTTCACCCACCGGCCGCGCCCCGAATGCACCGACGCGGATCGCAACTGCATTTCCAACATCCGTCCCGCCGGCCTCCCGCCCGCCGCCGCGGCCGGCAAACTCGCCCGCCTGCTGACCGAATCCGCCCGCCGCGGCACAAGCGGCGTGGCGCTCAAGGATTCGGGCGGCGGAGCCGCCAGTTTAAGTTGA
- a CDS encoding ethanolamine ammonia-lyase subunit EutB, with protein MSSPPSRWSLAAGGSRYHFGSLRELMAKATPHRSGDVLAGVAAASAEERVAAQQCLADVPLTLFLEDLLIPYEEDAVTRLIIDTHDRAAFAPVAGLTVGQFRDWLLRYETDHAVLSALAPGLTPEMAAAVSKLMSNQDLILVAGKCRVVTAFRNTIGLPGRLSVRLQPNHPTDDPHGIAASILDGLLYGCGDAVIGINPATDSVPAMETLLRLIDELIHRYEIPTQSCVLAHVTTALEVMRRGAPVDLVFQSIAGTEAANRAFGVTLPLLAEARDAALSLRRGTVGDNVMYFETGQGSALSADAHHGLDQQTCEARAYAVARAFGPLLVNTVVGFIGPEYLYDGKQIIRAGLEDHFCGKLLGLPMGCDICYTNHAEADQDDMDNLLTLLGVAGCTYIMGIPGADDIMLGYQSTSFHDSHYLRQALGLRPAPEFEAWLEKMRIVTGGRRLMPAAPTHALLTDGRFTG; from the coding sequence ATGAGCAGTCCTCCGTCCCGATGGTCCCTGGCGGCAGGAGGGAGCCGGTATCATTTCGGCTCCCTGCGCGAGCTTATGGCCAAGGCGACGCCGCACCGCTCCGGCGACGTGCTCGCCGGTGTCGCCGCCGCCAGCGCCGAGGAACGCGTCGCCGCGCAGCAATGCCTCGCCGACGTCCCCCTGACGCTTTTTCTGGAAGACCTGCTCATCCCCTACGAGGAAGACGCGGTCACCCGGCTCATCATCGACACCCACGACCGCGCCGCCTTCGCCCCCGTGGCCGGGCTCACCGTCGGCCAGTTTCGCGACTGGCTGCTGCGCTACGAAACCGACCACGCCGTCCTGTCCGCGCTCGCGCCCGGGCTGACGCCGGAGATGGCCGCCGCCGTTTCCAAGCTGATGAGCAACCAGGACCTCATCCTCGTCGCGGGAAAATGCCGCGTCGTCACCGCCTTCCGCAACACGATCGGCCTGCCCGGCCGCCTCTCCGTCCGCCTCCAGCCCAACCACCCCACCGACGATCCGCACGGCATCGCGGCCTCCATCCTCGACGGCTTGCTCTATGGCTGCGGCGACGCCGTCATCGGCATCAACCCCGCCACCGACAGCGTCCCCGCCATGGAAACGCTGCTCCGCCTGATCGACGAACTCATCCACCGCTACGAAATCCCCACGCAATCCTGCGTGCTCGCCCATGTCACCACCGCGCTCGAAGTGATGCGGCGCGGCGCGCCCGTCGATCTCGTTTTCCAGTCCATCGCCGGCACCGAGGCGGCCAACCGCGCCTTCGGCGTCACCCTGCCCCTCCTCGCCGAGGCCCGCGATGCCGCGCTCTCGCTCCGGCGCGGCACCGTCGGCGACAACGTCATGTATTTCGAGACCGGCCAGGGCTCCGCGCTCTCCGCCGACGCGCATCACGGCCTCGACCAGCAGACGTGCGAGGCCCGCGCCTACGCCGTCGCGCGCGCCTTCGGCCCGCTGCTGGTCAACACCGTCGTCGGTTTCATCGGCCCCGAATATCTCTACGACGGAAAACAAATCATCCGGGCCGGCCTCGAGGACCATTTCTGCGGCAAACTCCTCGGCCTGCCGATGGGCTGCGACATCTGCTACACCAACCACGCCGAGGCCGACCAGGACGACATGGACAACCTGCTCACGCTTCTCGGCGTGGCCGGCTGCACCTACATCATGGGCATTCCCGGCGCCGATGACATCATGCTCGGCTATCAATCCACCTCGTTCCACGACAGCCACTACCTCCGACAGGCGCTCGGCCTGCGCCCCGCGCCGGAATTCGAGGCCTGGCTGGAAAAAATGCGCATCGTCACCGGCGGACGCCGCCTCATGCCCGCCGCTCCCACCCATGCCCTGCTCACCGATGGACGATTCACCGGATAA
- a CDS encoding TRAP transporter large permease translates to MSPSIVILLMFSSLMLLMLTGQRVFGVMGFVGVVCALFLWGNNWDTEMGFNAAIKLFNWYPMLTLPMFIFMGYMISESGVANDLYHALHVWTGGVRGGLAIGTMLLMVLISCMNGLSVAGMAIGCSVALPELVKRNYDKRMISGIIQSGSSLGILTPPSVVLVLYGMIARQPIEQLWLAGVVPGLLLAGLFLLYIIIRCWIQPELGPVLPASERNFTWREKIRVLSAGIIPLVLMVAVIGSFFFGFTSLVESSAVGALGALLVAFFRRRLTKKVFYNTLVQTLNASAMFMWIMMAALAFAAVFDGLGAVRAIEGVFLNDWGLSPWSVLLLMQLSFIILGIFLDDTAMLVIVAPLYIPLISKLGFSPVWFGVLYTITCQIAYLTPPFGYNLFLMRAMSPPEFTIKDIYISIVPFVLLMLLSMALIMLFPQIALWLPAQFAR, encoded by the coding sequence ATGAGTCCCTCAATAGTCATCCTGTTGATGTTTTCCTCGCTGATGCTGCTCATGCTCACCGGGCAGCGTGTGTTCGGCGTCATGGGGTTTGTCGGCGTCGTTTGCGCCTTGTTCCTGTGGGGAAACAACTGGGACACCGAGATGGGCTTCAACGCCGCCATCAAACTCTTCAACTGGTATCCCATGCTCACGCTGCCCATGTTCATTTTCATGGGCTATATGATCTCCGAGTCGGGCGTGGCCAACGATCTCTATCATGCGTTGCACGTCTGGACGGGCGGCGTGCGCGGCGGTCTCGCCATCGGCACCATGCTGCTCATGGTCCTCATCTCGTGCATGAACGGCCTGAGCGTGGCGGGCATGGCCATCGGATGCAGCGTCGCCCTGCCCGAGCTGGTCAAGCGCAACTACGACAAGCGCATGATCAGCGGCATCATCCAGTCGGGCAGTTCGCTGGGCATCCTCACGCCGCCGAGCGTGGTGCTCGTGCTTTACGGCATGATCGCGCGCCAGCCCATCGAGCAACTCTGGCTGGCCGGCGTCGTGCCGGGACTGCTGCTCGCCGGATTGTTTTTGCTCTATATCATCATCCGTTGCTGGATACAGCCCGAGCTTGGCCCGGTGCTGCCGGCCTCGGAGCGCAATTTCACCTGGCGCGAAAAAATCCGCGTGCTCAGCGCCGGAATCATCCCGCTGGTGCTCATGGTGGCCGTCATCGGCTCGTTTTTCTTCGGGTTCACCAGCCTGGTGGAAAGCTCCGCCGTGGGCGCGCTCGGCGCGCTTCTGGTCGCCTTTTTCAGAAGGCGGCTGACCAAGAAGGTGTTTTACAACACCCTCGTGCAAACGCTCAACGCCAGCGCGATGTTCATGTGGATCATGATGGCGGCGCTCGCCTTTGCCGCGGTGTTTGACGGCCTGGGCGCGGTGCGCGCCATCGAGGGCGTGTTCCTCAACGACTGGGGCCTTTCCCCGTGGTCGGTGCTGCTGCTCATGCAGCTCTCGTTTATCATTCTCGGCATTTTCCTGGACGACACCGCCATGCTCGTGATTGTGGCGCCGCTTTATATTCCGTTGATTTCCAAACTCGGTTTCAGCCCGGTGTGGTTCGGCGTGCTTTATACGATAACATGCCAGATCGCCTACCTGACGCCGCCGTTCGGCTATAATCTGTTTCTTATGCGCGCCATGTCGCCGCCCGAGTTCACGATCAAGGATATCTACATTTCGATCGTGCCGTTTGTCCTGCTCATGCTGCTGTCGATGGCCCTCATCATGCTGTTCCCGCAAATCGCCCTCTGGCTGCCGGCGCAGTTTGCCCGCTAA
- a CDS encoding TRAP transporter small permease subunit has protein sequence MTDTKSTAAPLASFATESAGQIYDPIQALRARFSYPPPLRRTFEKGELTAIGLRGLGAYVKGVNKINHAVGHVAMYLLVLMLGILVWSVVSKGLGKPSIWVMEMAQFTMAAYYLLGAGFSMQQGAHVRMDFLYERWKPRRRSLVDSFTSVFLIFYLVMLVIGGWSSSAYALEFGQRNRTVWAPPMAPIKIIMTTGMFLMLLQSTAELAKDICRACGFELVQEKNTAAPQAVADASPAPAPAG, from the coding sequence ATGACTGACACCAAATCAACCGCCGCCCCGCTTGCCTCGTTTGCAACAGAGTCCGCGGGCCAGATTTACGACCCCATTCAGGCGTTGCGGGCCAGATTCTCCTATCCGCCCCCGCTCCGGCGCACCTTTGAGAAGGGGGAATTGACCGCCATCGGCCTGCGCGGGCTGGGCGCCTACGTCAAGGGCGTGAACAAAATCAACCATGCCGTCGGCCATGTGGCCATGTATCTGCTGGTGTTGATGCTCGGCATCCTGGTCTGGTCGGTTGTCTCCAAGGGCCTCGGGAAGCCTTCGATCTGGGTGATGGAAATGGCCCAATTCACCATGGCCGCCTACTACCTGCTCGGCGCCGGCTTTTCCATGCAGCAGGGCGCGCATGTGCGCATGGATTTTCTCTATGAACGCTGGAAGCCGCGCCGCCGCTCGCTCGTGGATTCCTTCACGAGCGTGTTCCTCATTTTTTATCTGGTGATGCTCGTCATCGGCGGCTGGTCCAGCAGCGCGTATGCCCTCGAATTCGGCCAGCGCAACCGCACCGTCTGGGCGCCCCCCATGGCCCCGATCAAAATCATCATGACAACCGGCATGTTCCTGATGCTCCTGCAATCCACCGCCGAGCTCGCCAAGGACATCTGCCGCGCCTGCGGTTTTGAACTGGTTCAGGAAAAAAACACCGCCGCGCCGCAAGCCGTGGCGGACGCAAGCCCGGCGCCCGCTCCGGCAGGCTGA
- a CDS encoding TRAP transporter substrate-binding protein: protein MNKREFLKKAGLGVAVAATAPYIMGAKKTAIKWRLQTYAGPALGEHVIKPAIDAFNKAADGEMVIELYYADQLVPTSELFRAMQKGTIDAVQSDDDSIASPADVRVFGGYFPFATRYSLDVPTLFYQFGLDKIWEESYAEIKGVSWLSAGAWDPCHFATKMPITSLADLKGKKIFTFPTAGKFLTRFGVVPVTLPYEDVEMALRTGELDGVAWSGITEDYTVGWANGTNYFLTNNICGAWIGSFFANTKAWEAVPDHLKTLFKLCMDSSHYYRQYWYWGGEAKLRVDGDKLQLTTIPDAEWKTVEDEAVKFWDEIAKTSPRAAKVVQIFREYNTLMSKAGRPYRY from the coding sequence ATGAACAAACGTGAATTCCTGAAAAAAGCTGGTCTCGGCGTGGCGGTGGCAGCCACCGCGCCTTATATAATGGGCGCGAAAAAAACCGCCATCAAATGGCGTCTGCAAACCTATGCCGGACCGGCCCTGGGAGAGCATGTCATAAAGCCGGCGATCGACGCCTTCAACAAGGCGGCCGACGGCGAGATGGTCATCGAGCTTTATTACGCCGACCAGCTCGTGCCCACCAGCGAGCTTTTCCGCGCCATGCAAAAGGGCACCATCGATGCCGTCCAGAGCGACGACGATTCCATCGCCTCGCCCGCCGACGTGCGCGTGTTCGGCGGCTACTTCCCCTTCGCCACCCGTTACAGTCTGGATGTGCCCACGCTCTTCTACCAATTCGGTTTGGATAAGATCTGGGAGGAATCCTACGCCGAGATCAAAGGCGTCTCCTGGCTGAGCGCGGGCGCGTGGGACCCCTGCCATTTTGCGACCAAAATGCCGATCACCAGCCTGGCCGACTTGAAGGGCAAAAAGATTTTCACCTTCCCGACGGCGGGCAAGTTCCTGACACGGTTCGGCGTGGTGCCGGTGACGCTTCCGTATGAGGATGTGGAAATGGCCCTGCGCACGGGCGAGCTGGACGGCGTGGCCTGGTCGGGCATCACGGAAGATTACACCGTGGGTTGGGCGAACGGCACGAATTATTTCCTCACCAACAATATCTGCGGCGCATGGATCGGCTCCTTCTTCGCCAACACCAAGGCATGGGAAGCGGTGCCGGATCATCTCAAGACGCTCTTCAAGCTGTGCATGGACAGCTCGCATTATTATCGCCAGTATTGGTATTGGGGCGGCGAGGCGAAGCTGCGCGTCGATGGCGACAAGCTGCAACTCACGACCATCCCCGACGCCGAGTGGAAAACCGTCGAGGACGAGGCGGTGAAGTTCTGGGACGAAATCGCCAAGACCAGTCCGCGCGCGGCCAAGGTCGTCCAAATTTTCCGTGAATACAACACCCTCATGTCAAAAGCGGGCCGGCCGTATCGCTATTGA